The following are encoded in a window of Hyalangium minutum genomic DNA:
- a CDS encoding HdeD family acid-resistance protein, with the protein MAMTLANRWWTLALRGIAALAFGVLTFISPGSSLLALVFLFGAYALVDGVLNLGMALVRSNDGQSWGSLIFEGAVGILVGVLTIAWTRITALALLLLIAFWALITGAAEVAAAIRLRKQIKGEWLMALSGVLSIAFGVLLLVAPAAGALAVILWIGAYAIIFGALMLGLSLRLRSWSRTPGRRAPPGGVPTPA; encoded by the coding sequence ATGGCCATGACGCTCGCCAACCGCTGGTGGACGCTCGCCCTTCGGGGCATCGCCGCCCTTGCCTTCGGCGTCCTCACCTTCATCTCTCCCGGCTCCAGCCTCCTCGCGCTCGTCTTCTTGTTCGGGGCCTATGCGCTCGTCGACGGCGTGCTCAACCTCGGGATGGCGCTCGTTCGGTCCAATGACGGGCAGAGCTGGGGCTCGCTCATCTTCGAAGGTGCCGTGGGCATCCTCGTGGGCGTGCTGACGATCGCCTGGACCCGCATCACCGCGCTCGCCCTGCTCCTCCTGATCGCGTTCTGGGCCCTCATCACCGGCGCGGCCGAAGTGGCCGCTGCCATCCGGCTCCGCAAGCAGATCAAGGGAGAGTGGCTCATGGCCCTCAGCGGCGTCCTCTCGATCGCCTTCGGCGTCCTATTGCTGGTGGCACCGGCCGCGGGGGCCCTGGCGGTGATCCTGTGGATTGGCGCGTATGCCATCATCTTTGGCGCGCTGATGCTGGGCCTCTCGCTCCGGCTGCGCTCCTGGAGCCGCACGCCCGGCCGCCGCGCGCCCCCCGGTGGAGTGCCTACGCCCGCCTGA
- a CDS encoding carboxymuconolactone decarboxylase family protein, protein MASLEVVRSELADAHKDTRLNLQAVLEGGSLTPEQRWGVAVGSAFAARNERLKEAMINEAKKALANAEPVIEDARAAASLMGMNNVYYRFRHMIGKESYSTKRPGLRMNRLAQVLTSKVDFELVCLAISAINGCEMCVQSHEKVVLEGGLSEDQVHDAVRIASVIHAAAVGLES, encoded by the coding sequence ATGGCCTCGCTCGAAGTCGTTCGCAGTGAGCTGGCGGACGCCCACAAGGACACCCGCCTCAACCTCCAGGCCGTGCTGGAGGGTGGCAGCCTCACCCCGGAGCAGCGCTGGGGTGTGGCCGTTGGGAGCGCCTTCGCCGCACGCAACGAGCGGCTGAAGGAGGCCATGATCAACGAGGCGAAGAAGGCCCTGGCCAACGCCGAGCCTGTCATCGAGGACGCGCGCGCCGCGGCCTCGCTGATGGGGATGAACAACGTCTACTACCGGTTCCGGCACATGATCGGGAAGGAGTCCTACTCGACCAAGCGCCCGGGGCTGCGGATGAACCGGCTGGCCCAGGTGCTGACGAGCAAGGTGGACTTCGAGCTGGTCTGCCTGGCCATCAGCGCCATCAACGGCTGCGAGATGTGCGTGCAGTCCCACGAGAAGGTCGTCCTCGAGGGCGGCCTCTCCGAGGACCAGGTGCATGACGCGGTCCGCATCGCCTCCGTCATCCACGCGGCGGCGGTGGGCCTGGAGTCGTAA
- a CDS encoding peroxiredoxin yields MLTVGDKLPNFSVKATVSLEKGKEFTTITQDSYKGKWIILFAWPKDFTFICPTEIAEFGKKNKDFGDRDAVVLGLSTDSEFVHHAWRTHHPDLKALPFPMLADMKHELCNALGILHKEEGVALRATFIIDPTGVIRHVSVNDLSVGRNVSEVVRTLDAFQTDELCPCNWQKGEETLTKKLAKAG; encoded by the coding sequence ATGCTGACCGTTGGCGACAAGCTTCCCAATTTCTCCGTGAAGGCCACCGTGAGCCTGGAGAAGGGCAAGGAGTTCACCACCATCACCCAGGACAGCTACAAGGGGAAGTGGATCATCCTGTTTGCGTGGCCCAAGGACTTCACCTTCATCTGCCCGACGGAGATCGCCGAGTTCGGGAAGAAGAACAAGGACTTCGGTGACCGCGACGCCGTGGTCCTGGGTCTGAGCACCGACAGCGAGTTCGTGCACCACGCGTGGCGCACGCACCACCCGGACCTCAAGGCCCTGCCCTTCCCCATGCTGGCGGACATGAAGCACGAGCTGTGCAACGCCCTGGGCATCCTCCACAAGGAGGAGGGCGTGGCCCTGCGCGCCACCTTCATCATCGACCCGACCGGCGTCATCCGGCACGTGTCGGTGAATGACCTGTCCGTGGGCCGCAACGTCTCCGAGGTGGTACGCACCCTGGACGCGTTCCAGACCGACGAGCTGTGCCCGTGCAACTGGCAGAAGGGTGAGGAGACGCTCACCAAGAAGCTGGCGAAGGCGGGGTAA
- a CDS encoding sigma 54-interacting transcriptional regulator, with amino-acid sequence MAQETLTPGPLVTQEARDLMDLASTEESVSELLRRGLDWLTRITRFDLATLFLLKDERLVAVAARGPLANAKVRGHVLKLAEFPMVRQALETRRARAFTEEDHSGEGDPFDGVLDLPPGHSCMVVPLCSGERRYGVLTLDRSECETYPQAVVDLVEVYGQLLATALQNAEQKAAFERLHRQDHEHAKLLESQLGGDSEGILETSLSPVMRDLARRARQVAETDTPVLLLGETGTGKERLARAIHRWSPRADEPFVTINCAAIPAGLLESELFGHVKGAFTGATRDRAGRFQMAHGGTLLLDEVGELPVELQAKLLRALQEKTFEPVGSDKTVRADVRLLAATHVDLQQAISQRRFREDLYYRLSVFPLRLPPLRERLEDLPQLCAFLLDEQSRRTGRRGMRVTSEGLERLAAYGWPGNLRELANVLERATILSRVPELGPDAFDLPVREKALTAAPTVSAARAEKSEKVATLAAVQREHILRVLSLTKGRIYGPGGAAQLLGLKPSTLQSRMKKLGIARQDQFIVESPS; translated from the coding sequence ATGGCACAAGAAACCCTCACGCCCGGCCCCCTGGTGACCCAGGAGGCGAGGGACCTCATGGATCTGGCCAGTACGGAGGAGTCCGTCTCGGAGCTCCTCCGGCGCGGGTTGGATTGGTTAACGCGCATCACCCGGTTTGACCTGGCCACGCTGTTCCTCCTGAAGGACGAGCGGCTGGTGGCGGTGGCGGCGCGCGGGCCGTTGGCCAACGCCAAGGTGCGCGGGCACGTGCTGAAGCTGGCGGAGTTCCCCATGGTGCGCCAGGCCCTGGAGACGCGCCGGGCGCGTGCCTTCACGGAGGAGGACCACAGTGGCGAGGGCGACCCGTTCGACGGGGTGCTGGACTTGCCTCCGGGGCACTCGTGCATGGTGGTGCCGCTGTGCTCCGGCGAGCGCCGCTACGGGGTGCTCACGCTGGACCGCTCCGAGTGCGAGACGTACCCGCAGGCCGTGGTGGACCTGGTGGAGGTGTACGGGCAGCTGCTGGCCACGGCGCTGCAGAACGCGGAGCAGAAGGCGGCCTTCGAGCGGCTGCACCGGCAGGACCATGAGCACGCCAAGCTGCTGGAGTCGCAGCTGGGCGGAGACTCGGAGGGCATCCTCGAGACGAGCCTGAGCCCCGTCATGAGGGACCTGGCGCGGCGGGCGAGGCAGGTGGCGGAGACGGACACGCCGGTGCTGCTGCTGGGCGAGACGGGCACGGGCAAGGAGCGGCTGGCGCGGGCCATCCACCGCTGGAGCCCGCGGGCGGATGAGCCCTTCGTGACCATCAACTGCGCGGCCATCCCCGCCGGGCTGTTGGAGAGTGAGCTGTTCGGCCACGTGAAGGGCGCCTTCACGGGGGCCACGCGGGACAGGGCGGGGCGCTTCCAGATGGCCCACGGCGGCACGCTGCTGCTGGACGAGGTGGGCGAGCTGCCGGTGGAGCTGCAGGCCAAGCTGCTGCGCGCGCTGCAGGAGAAGACGTTCGAGCCCGTGGGCAGTGACAAGACGGTGCGCGCGGACGTGCGGCTGCTGGCGGCCACGCACGTGGACTTGCAGCAGGCCATCTCCCAGCGGCGCTTCCGCGAGGACCTCTACTATCGGCTGAGCGTCTTCCCGCTGCGCCTGCCGCCGCTGCGCGAGCGGCTCGAAGACTTGCCGCAGCTGTGCGCGTTCCTCCTGGACGAGCAGTCTCGCCGCACGGGGCGGCGCGGCATGCGCGTGACGTCCGAGGGGCTGGAGCGCCTGGCCGCGTACGGATGGCCGGGCAACCTGCGCGAGCTGGCCAACGTGCTCGAGCGCGCCACCATCCTCTCGCGTGTGCCGGAGCTGGGGCCGGACGCGTTCGATCTGCCCGTGCGCGAGAAGGCCCTGACGGCGGCCCCCACCGTCTCCGCCGCGAGGGCAGAGAAGAGTGAGAAGGTGGCCACGCTCGCGGCGGTGCAGCGCGAGCACATCCTCCGGGTGCTCTCGCTGACGAAGGGCCGCATCTACGGGCCCGGGGGTGCGGCGCAGTTGTTGGGTCTCAAGCCCTCCACGCTGCAGAGCCGCATGAAGAAGCTCGGCATCGCGCGCCAGGACCAGTTCATCGTCGAAAGTCCAAGTTGA